The following are encoded together in the Corticium candelabrum chromosome 1, ooCorCand1.1, whole genome shotgun sequence genome:
- the LOC134179542 gene encoding 1-phosphatidylinositol 4,5-bisphosphate phosphodiesterase epsilon-1-like — protein MHSNSGGQKAFDNISLPKPHRQGLEVLRRWIQHYSWDLEGSPSVRQEIRLFLLQLQDSGSTYTVCAEILNNLLGEQDGRGSRRRSGLGIMGERDVWEEYAKAKQQILSGCLPCTSGDAAKLAALIMIIDSLAMAGHEGGKERSLGAISEDVCEAVEAKALKNSQSHLKLIGRRISKLALPLRNTDSNPDYSVSKLKVYLPPGIAKDRMVREGVERHHKLFAAAFTADPEEAEMRAMDQYLELCGQLPGYDCQIFHLKQVTKKKKCPRILGVGTEQVVILDDTEHHLIASHPITTLNIPHWTEKDDSNLIQLDFKFQESYTFTTQSKPVLKSLKLALVKAVQEARSSAAEEAHQPGFSDAVALARSNVHQSSGKGSRPTCVRIPLGCNLSDLNAILAFPEEIARRLTVVETAIYRKVPTAFYLRHAVSTGARRVVSYKHPTVQDLIERFGEVINWVSGVVTSATRADERRVLISSLLRVAVACKNLGNFMGVMEIISGLRSQNLESSWSLLRVKDKQIFRSLSEELITQLDLSGLIQRLQNARKLSGGRVIVYFGWLLKRIKAVLSAAPSVILNEVSLEEPDRGCVVLERMVNMEKLNVLRGILDEIQADVDAMPETVLDVTPCVIEDLPGLDSLADSVSEPESLFVEEDEQTDFPLFPLRSTGLDLYILHQLHHGSTFVRFEDGGNSRTSVCILKLMKCNSQLKWSRARWTAGKVERHDSVYYTDRAENNGGGVSDVAFDQGSVYMWHVREIQKGHLPKDDKTVIRRHGLSWLEPDCCLSVAYGSSVADAGYVHLIAPVSIVRLWYNALTTLHQAVRHHVSQNDQRPLWLRKAYHRLYRDSSQRRLPSVSQSCREFLGSKGTGMAFLSEGSLASDSISPRSIRKRSAPPTSSLSRGLSTIDSSDKLFTTSRRASRKGDAKRHGQVVHYEGLNAREWSKFEQDYSPDDAVDFSRFSELYHRFRTCYRSDLRLLFGTFANVQQETDDARGENAEEPRIPQSNSDDGRAIRAAARIWKAATSTAVSTSISLPAVSKEAEKTQEDQHEDVAAADVATSEPTTPAKPVLQREISVSSSLSLRSMVGLALSSQRKLSATANEARSRWIVASQKKRAARKDGNRGALAVQSSQSLVEQSEAQEEELPVTFMSVDDLRSFMKVEQNEELSESDCLEIIKKYERDPDNVAKNCLSLEGWIRFMSSDQNYAYEVEKLVVKQEEMTHPLSHYFIESSHNTYLTGHQLRGESSVEIYRQVLLTGCRCVELDCWDGEDGSPVIYHGHTLTTKIKFKDVVEAINETAFISSPYPVVLSFENHCSIPQQQEMARLCEEIFQGKLVKKFLFDSDARSDPTLPSPEDLKYRILLKNKKKHSVSSQFTTAVSSIAEGQTSTILELGEHEADELDEDYDEVPDGEDGRLRSRSGPPQGDDFIDSRREASSYQDPSDVTSYSSMMSREATYKRQKETNKIADELSRLVVYTQAVKFDRLASPRDLHSLSLSPSNACDDAVSIYSRRDSTTFGRERSVTPLSTRQRSSMDFSMNTAACRTLKKRGSVSGDIRSRASSVSRGSMCSETFSISSQPPQHSPSGLLHSVSSAQFVDIGRSSEMRKAFQTSSLAENSAKKLCKKQSCEVVKHTQLQLMRVYPAARRFDSSNYVPMMFWPCGIQLVALNYQTEDMAMQLNRAMFTQNGSCGYVLKPYAMWMRTQDESIDFSKFNPWEVERVGLPLLTVNLEVISGQSLSSNYGASLYVEIEFIGVPADSAKFKTRPSQRNAFNPIWNDSFQQKIWLRDLTFVRFTVWDSNAQTLLSQRIVPLRYLRLGYRHLRLRSPQDNALEVASLFIRTRMEEERGEVDGWSLQAKCTEWWLADDDQGPEASTACQDTMNVDTAKSTVVNVSDESRDLKVGGEDSRTMVADASDQYSLPSSPKTKVVYYDL, from the exons ATGCACTCGAACTCGGGTGGGCAGAAAGCATTTGATAATATATCTTTGCCAAAGCCTCACAGGCAAGGGCTAGAAGTGCTTCGACGTTGGATCCAGCACTACTCATGGGATCTGGAGGGAAGTCCGTCCGTCAGACAGGAAATCAGGTTATTTTTGTTGCAGCTACAGGATTCTGGCTCAACGTACACTGTTTGTGCAGAAATTTTGAACAACCTTTTAGGAGAGCAG GATGGCAGGGGTTCTAGGAGACGGTCAGGGCTTGGGATCATGGGAGAACGAGATGTTTGGGAAGAGTATGCAAAG GCAAAGCAACAAattttgtctggttgtcttcCTTGCACTTCAGGTGATGCAGCTAAGCTGGCAGCTCTGATCATGATAATTGATAGCTTGGCAATGGCCGGACATGAAGGTGGGAAAGAGCGCAGTCTTGGAGCGATCAGTGAGGATGTGTGTGAAGCTGTTGAGGCAAAGGCTTTGAAGAATTCTCAATCACACCTGAAACTGATTGGTCGCAGAATATCAAAACTTGCTCTTCCTCTTCGTAACACTGACAGTAATCCAGATTATTCTGTTTCTAAACTCAAAGTCTATCTTCCACCTGGAATT GCGAAGGATAGGATGGTGCGTGAGGGAGTGGAACGGCACCACAAGCTGTTTGCCGCTGCATTTACAGCTGATCCTGAGGAAGCAGAAATGCGTGCAATGGATCAGTACCTTGAGTTATGTGGCCAACTTCCAGGCTATGATTGTCAGATATTTCATCTCAAACAAGTAACTAAAAAGAAAAAG TGTCCTAGAATTCTTGGTGTTGGCACCGAACAAGTTGTTATTCTTGATGATACTGAGCATCATCTGATCGCTAGCCACCCTATCACAACTCTTAATATTCCTCATTGGACTGAAAAAGATGACAGCAACTTGATTCAGCTTGACTTCAAATTCCAGGAGTCGTACACATTCACGACGCAGTCGAAGCCTGTATTGAAGTCACTGAAGTTAGCTTTGGTTAAAGCAGTTCAAGAGGCACGATCGAGTGCTGCAGAGGAGGCACACCAAC CGGGATTCTCAGATGCAGTTGCTCTAGCTCGATCAAATGTACATCAGTCTTCCG GTAAAGGCTCTCGACCTACATGTGTTCGTATACCGCTCGGTTGTAACCTGTCAGACCTCAATGCGATACTTGCCTTCCCTGAAGAGATTGCGCGTCGTCTGACGGTGGTGGAGACGGCCATCTACCGCAAGGTTCCGACCGCTTTCTACTTGCGACACGCCGTCTCGACGGGCGCCCGAAGAGTGGTCAGCTACAAGCACCCAACCGTTCAAGATCTCATCGAAAGATTCGGAGAG GTGATCAATTGGGTGAGCGGTGTTGTAACGTCTGCCACGCGTGCCGATGAGCGGCGCGTTCTGATATCCTCGCTGCTTCGCGTCGCCGTCGCCTGCAAGAATCTGGGCAACTTTATGGGTGTCATGGAAATTATTTCTGGCCTAAG ATCGCAAAATTTGGAGTCTTCGTGGTCTCTTTTGAGagtaaaagacaaacagatcttCCGTTCTTTGTCGGAGGAGCTCATTACGCAACTGGATCTTTCTGGTTTGATACAGCGACTTCAGAACGCTAGAAAGTTGAGCGGTGGCCGCGTTATTGTCTACTTTGGCTGGCTGTTGAAGAGGATAAAGGCGGTACTTTCAGCGGCACCGTCCGTCATTCTGAACGAAGTCAGTTTGGAAG AACCGGATCgcggttgtgttgtgttggaaCGAATGGTGAACATGGAGAAACTCAACGTCTTGCGCGGTATTCTAGACGAAATTCAAGCCGACGTCGATGCCATGCCCGAAACGGTGTTGGACGTAACACCTTG CGTCATCGAGGACTTACCCGGTCTGGACAGTCTAGCCGACTCCGTGTCCGAACCCGAGTCCCTCTTCGTGGAAGAAGACGAACAAACCGATTTCCCTCTGTTTCCTCTCCGTTCGACCGGTCTCGATCTCTACATCCTTCACCAACTCCACCACGGCTCGACGTTCGTTCGCTTCGAAGACGGCGGCAATTCGCGAACGTCGGTGTGCATCCTGAAACTGATGAAGTGCAACTCGCAACTGAAATGGAGCCGCGCAAGATGGACCGCCGGCAAGGTCGAGCGTCACGACTCGGTCTATTACACGGACAGGGCCGAGAACAACGGCGGCGGCGTTTCCGACGTCGCATTCGATCAGGGCTCCGTCTATATGTGGCACGTGCGAGAGATACAAAAGGGCCATCTACCGAAAGACGACAAGACGGTCATTCGACGTCACGGCTTGTCGTGGCTCGAACCCGATTGCTGTCTGAGCGTCGCGTACGGCTCGAGCGTCGCCGACGCCGGATACGTACACCTGATCGCTCCCGTCTCGATCGTGCGCCTGTGGTACAACGCGCTCACGACTCTCCACCAAGCCGTGCGACATCACGTGTCGCAGAACGACCAACGACCACTCTGGTTGCGTAAAGCGTATCACCGGCTTTACAGAGACAGCAGCCAACGCCGATTGCCGAGCGTCAGTCAGAGTTGCAGAGAGTTTCTCGGCAGTAAAGGTACCGGGATGGCGTTTCTGAGCGAGGGGTCGCTCGCGTCGGATTCGATCTCGCCTCGATCGATACGAAAGCGGAGCGCACCACCGACGAGTTCTCTGTCTCGTGGACTGTCGACCATCGACTCTTCGGACAAACTCTTCACTACGTCGCGGCGAGCGTCTCGCAAAGGCGATGCGAAACGTCACGGACAGGTGGTTCACTACGAGGGCTTAAACGCGCGCGAATGGTCGAAGTTCGAGCAGGACTACTCGCCCGACGACGCCGTCGATTTTTCTAGATTCTCCGAACTCTATCATCGATTTCGTACGTGTTACCGATCGGATCTTCGGCTACTGTTTGGTACGTTCGCGAATGTTCAGCAAGAGACGGATGACGCGCGTGGCGAGAACGCGGAAGAGCCGCGTATACCGCAATCTAACAGCGACGACGGAAGAGCGATACGAGCGGCTGCTCGGATATGGAAAGCGGCCACGTCGACGGCCGTCTCCACCTCGATTTCTCTTCCCGCTGTCTCAAAAGAGGCGGAGAAAACGCAAGAAGATCAACATGAAGACGTGGCAGCCGCTGACGTCGCAACGAGTGAACCAACGACACCCGCCAAACCCGTGCTACAGCGAGAAATATCCGTCAGTTCGTCGCTGTCGCTTCGTTCAATGGTTGGTCTCGCTCTTTCTTCGCAGCGCAAACTCAGCGCGACAGCGAATGAGGCGAGGTCGAGATGGATCGTCGCCAGTCAGAAGAAACGAGCGGCAAGAAAGGACGGCAATCGCGGCGCGTTGGCTGTGCAATCGAGTCAGTCGTTAGTCGAGCAGTCTGAAGCTCAAGAGGAGGAGTTGCCGGTCACTTTTATGAGCGTCGATGATCTGAGATCGTTCATGAAGGTGGAACAGAACGAAGAGTTGAGCGAATCAGACTGTTTAGAGATTATCAAG AAATACGAAAGAGACCCCGACAATGTGGCTAAGAATTGCCTGTCGTTGGAAGGCTGGATTCGTTTTATGAGCAGCGATCAAAACTATGCGTACGAAGTCGAGAAGCTCGTCGTCAAACAGGAAGAAATGACGCACCCGCTGTCTCATTATTTCATTGAGTCGTCGCACAACACGTACCTGACCGGGCACCAGTTGCGCGGCGAGTCTTCGGTCGAGATCTACCGGCAGGTGTTGCTGACTGGTTGTCGGTGCGTCGAGTTGGACTGTTGGGACGGAGAAGACGGCAGTCCAGTTATCTACCACGGCCACACGCTCACGACCAAGATCAAATTCAAG GATGTTGTAGAGGCGATCAACGAGACCGCTTTCATATCGTCACCGTATCCTGTTGTGTTGTCGTTTGAGAACCACTGCTCCATTCCTCAGCAACAAGAAATGGCTCGTCTATGCGAA GAAATTTTTCAAGGGAAGCTGGTGAAGAAGTTTTTGTTCGATAGTGATGCTCGCTCTGATCCCACCTTACCGTCTCCGGAAGATCTAAAATATCGGATATTGCTCAAGAACAAGAAAAAGCATTCAGTGTCGAGTCAGTTTACGACAGCAGTGAGCTCTATTGCTGAAGG gcaAACAAGCACGATTCTAGAGTTAGGGGAGCACGAGGCGGACGAATTGGACGAAGACTATGATGAAGTCCCGGATGGAGAAG ACGGTAGGCTTCGTAGTCGATCCGGCCCGCCGCAAGGCGACGACTTTATCGATTCCCGTCGCGAAGCGTCGTCCTACCAAGATCCATCCGACGTCACCTCCTACTCGAGCATGATGTCGCGAGAAGCGACGTACAAGCGGcagaaagagacaaacaaaatcgCAGACGAACTCTCGCGCCTCGTCGTCTACACCCAAGCGGTCAAGTTTGACCGTCTCGCCTCGCCACGAGATCTCCACTCCCTGTCCTTGTCACCATCGAATGCCTGCGATGACGCCGTCAGTATCTACTCGCGACGCGACTCGACGACCTTCGGACGGGAACGGAGCGTGACGCCACTTAGCACGCGCCAGCGCTCGTCGATGGACTTCAGTATGAACACTGCGGCGTGTCGCACGCTGAAGAAGCGAGGGTCGGTGAGCGGCGACATACGCAGTCGCGCGTCGTCGGTCAGTCGCGGGTCGATGTGCAGCGAGACGTTCAGCATATCGAGTCAGCCGCCTCAGCATTCGCCGTCGGGACTGTTGCACAGCGTGTCGAGCGCGCAATTTGTCGACATCGGGAGGTCGTCCGAAATGCGCAAGGCGTTTCAGACGTCGTCGCTGGCGGAAAACTCGGCAAAGAAGCTGTGCAAGAAGCAGAGTTGCGAAGTCGTCAA GCACACGCAGTTGCAGCTCATGCGCGTGTATCCTGCCGCGAGACGCTTCGACTCGTCGAACTACGTTCCGATGATGTTCTGGCCTTGTGGGATTCAACTTGTAGCTCTCAACTATCAGACCGAAG ACATGGCCATGCAACTCAATCGCGCCATGTTCACTCAGAATGGAAGTTGCGGCTACGTTCTCAAACCGTACGCCATGTGGATGCGGACGCAAGACGAATCGATAGACTTCAGCAAGTTCAATCCGTGGGAAGTCGAACGGGTCGGATTGCCGCTCTTGACCGTGAACTTGGAG gttATTTCTGGTCAGTCATTGTCTTCCAACTATGGTGCGAGCTTGTACGTGGAAATCGAGTTCATCGGCGTTCCGGCCGACTCTGCCAAGTTCAAGACGCGTCCGTCGCAACGCAACGCATTCAACCCGATCTGGAACGATTCGTTTCAGCAGAAA ATTTGGTTGAGAGATCTGACGTTTGTTCGATTTACGGTGTGGGACTCGAATGCGCAGACGCTTCTCTCACAACGGATCGTACCGCTGCGGTACCTCCGCTTAG GATATCGACATTTGCGGTTGCGGTCTCCTCAGGACAACGCTCTCGAAGTGGCGTCGCTGTTCATTCGTACGCGAATGGAAGAGGAGCGGGGCGAAGTCGACGGGTGGTCGTTGCAGGCGAAGTGTACCGAATGGTGGCTGGCGGACGACGACCAAGGACCGGAAGCGAGCACCGCTTGTCAAGACACGATGAACGTGGATACCGCGAAATCAACGGTCGTGAATGTAAGCGACGAATCACGTGATTTGAAGGTCGGTGGCGAAGACTCGAGAACCATGGTTGCCGATGCGAGTGACCAGTATAGTCTGCCGTCGAGCCCTAAAACGAAAGTCGTTTATTACGATTTGTGA
- the LOC134192698 gene encoding uncharacterized protein LOC134192698 — protein sequence MPEARADISARGVWRAGERAFFDVRVFYPNAPSSLKHPNLESAFRVHENEKKRQYGERIREIEHGSFTPLVFSSTGSTGREATTFYKRLASLHAAKSGEHYSKVMQLIRCRLSFALLRSSILCIRGTRSSFYRPIKVDLLGLIESEAHLDE from the coding sequence ATGCCGGAGGCTAGAGCGGATATCTCTGCTCGTGGCGTGTGGAGGGCTGGAGAAAGAGCATTCTTCGATGTAAGGGTATTCTACCCAAACGCTCCATCCAGCTTGAAACACCCCAACTTAGAATCTGCTTTTAGAGTGcatgagaatgagaagaaacgtCAGTATGGTGAGCGAATACGAGAAATTGAACACGGATCTTTTACTCCACTTGTCTTCAGTTCGACAGGAAGCACAGGTCGAGAGGCTACTACGTTCTATAAGCGCCTTGCAAGTCTCCATGCAGCAAAATCGGGTGAACACTACAGCAAAGTTATGCAGTTGATAAGATGCAGGCTTTCTTTTGCTCTTCTACGATCAAGCATCTTATGCATTCGTGGAACACGATCCAGTTTCTATAGACCTATCAAAGTGGACTTGTTGggactcattgaaagtgaggccCATCTAGATGAGTAG
- the LOC134197582 gene encoding uncharacterized protein LOC134197582 has translation MERISVEGEEKCVHLLQQRRQSELVFELRRLRLQEKPVTTCDQKYELEAMLNRCQVERERTPTADHREISLAKRPEAIMVEIQGLVEQRPVSTILASQESRRNLEEAVESARARARTPFGGTRPVNGLGSHIPHSSRRNSLPVASWRALSNDAQTVSAPTGIHDHSNDRQDREQWRHWNMNEMQSDTLTTEIRDLIQQHVVTLTLESEFRGELELHVQDRLQRSGGNGEDVQRFIRSLGQSERRPTLHRLHPAGAEHELSREIRLMKTEMQELKRMVRLSFELQLDVQRAIRQEVAAIVNVGLNGHSTDTPTTTIFRSATVASAGPCVICSDHVVDTLLYKCGHMCVCYRCAMELKSQQHNCPFCRAPIDDVVRAYQCQ, from the exons ATGGAGAGGATCAGCGTGGAAGGGGAAGAGAAGtgtgtacatttgttgcaGCAGCGAAGGCAAAg CGAGCTCGTGTTCGAACTTCGACGTTTGCGACTGCAGGAGAAGCCCGTTACGACATGCGATCAGAAGTACGAGCTGGAGGCGATGCTGAACCGGTGTCAAGTCGAGCGAGAGCGAACTCCAACAGCAGATCACAGGGAAATTTCTCTAGCCAAGCGACCGGAAGCGATTATGGTGGAGATCCAAGGTCTGGTAGAGCAGAGGCCTGTCTCAACTATTCTTGCCAGTCAGGAGTCCAGGCGTAATCTGGAGGAGGCGGTAGAgagtgcacgtgcacgtgcacgtacaCCATTTGGAGGGACACGCCCTGTCAATGGTCTAGGGAGTCATATTCCTCATAGCTCCAGGAGAAATTCTCTTCCTGTGGCCAGTTGGAGAGCACTCAGTAATGACGCACAGACGGTATCCGCACCAACAGGAATTCATGATCATTCGAATGACCGACAGGATAGAGAGCAATGGAGGCACTGGAATATGAACGAGATGCAAAGCGACACCCTCACAACCGAAATTAGAGATTTAATTCAACAACATGTTGTCACGTTGACCTTGGAGTCTGAGTTTAGAGGTGAGTTAGAGTTGCATGTGCAAGATCGACTGCAACGCTCTGGAGGAAATGGAGAAGACGTGCAGAGATTTATTCGATCTCTAGGTCAAAGTGAGAGGAGACCAACCTTGCACCGTCTGCATCCAGCAGGTGCTGAGCACGAGTTGTCGAGAGAAATTCGTCTAatgaagacagaaatgcaaGAGCTCAAACGCATGGTACGCCTAAGCTTCGAACTGCAGCTCGATGTTCAACGAGCAATTCGGCAAGAAGTTGCTGCAATCGTCAATGTGGGTCTCAACGGTCACTCTACCGATACACCCACAACCACCATCTTTCGATCTGCAACGGTAGCAAGTGCAGGTCCCTGTGTTATCTGCTCGGACCATGTCGTCGATACCCTGCTATACAAATGCGGTCACATGTGTGTCTGCTACAGGTGCGCGATGGAACTGAAATCGCAGCAGCACAACTGCCCATTCTGCCGAGCACCCATCGACGATGTTGTTAGAGCCTATCAGTGTCAGTGA
- the LOC134198117 gene encoding uncharacterized protein LOC134198117 yields MDKGAAARHEQHGFTLHKSAFRDALCLRYGWHPSNLPDICPCGSKFSVDHSLSCPTGGYPSIRHNEVRDLFTNLLTEVCHDVHKEPVLQPLNGEVFQKRCTTSDENARLDIAVSGFWGGHFQRTFFDVRVFNPNASSYKSVQIPSLYKRQEQEKKRRYEERINNVELSSFTPIILACTGGCSKLTSIFLKRLASLLSEKHHTEYSTTINWLRCRLSFALLRACVMCLRGCRSKLHRTSRDFNILLEAAESRL; encoded by the exons atggataaagGAGCTGCTGCTAGACACG AGCAACACGGattcactttgcacaaatctgCGTTTCGGGATGCCCTGTGCCTCAGATACGGTTGGCACCCGTCCAACCTCCCAGACATATGTCCATGTGGATCTAAATTCTCAGTAGAtcactctctgtcatgtccaacaggaggataccccagcatccgccataacgaggtccgcgatttatttaccaacttgttgacagaggtttgccacgatgtacacaaagagcccgttctgcaacctctcaacggcgaggtgtttcaaaaacgctgtactacctctgacgaaaatgccagacttgatattgctgtcagtggattttggggtgggcacttccaacgaactttctttgacgtcagggtcttcaaccctaatgcctcatcctacaaatcagtgcagatcccgtcattatataaacggcaggaacaagagaagaaaaggcgatacgaggaacgaattaataacgtggagctttcatcgttcacgccaatcattttagcatgcactggaggatgcagtaaactgacgtctatttttttgaaaagactagcctcacttttatcggaaaagcaccacaccgagtacagcacaactatcaactggctgagatgtcgactgtcatttgcactccttcgggcctgcgtgatgtgtttgcgaggatgcaggtccaagcttcacagaacctcaagggacttcaacattctgctggaagcagcagaaagtagattatag
- the LOC134183792 gene encoding uncharacterized protein LOC134183792 codes for MSLKCQGAAGPSGLDAAAWRRLCTGFKVLSRNLCDSIASTTRRIATQFIDPSGISALVACRLIPLDKRPGVRPIGVCETLRRIISKAVLSVVKSDILNVAGPLQLCAGQNVGCEAAIHAIRGIYDEDETEAVLFVDATNAFNTLNRQVALANISVNCPAIFPILANTYRQPSSLFVGGETLLSSEGTTQGDPLAMPMYALATIPLLKSVQTNGTKQVWYADDAAAGGSLDCLHKWWNRLVDLGAMFGYLPNPKKSWLLVKSGNIDKATHLFENTNINITTEGQKYLGAAIGNKDFCNNFLQEKVTNWKLQVERLSCIAQTQPQAAHSIFTRGLIGRWKFALRTNENFAAYLNPLEEALRSKLIPAITNRSTPGDKMRRLFALPPRLGGLGIVDPRSLTCELEYSKLICAPLVNRIVQQETNLDNVPTKQNSMKASIRQQKHLAQKSHSEITVNDLSVELKRSVELACEKGASCWLTAIPLEQHGFTLHKSAFRDALCLRYGWHPSNLPDICPCGSKFSVDHSLSCPTGGYPSIRHNEVRDLFTNLLTEVCHDVHKEPVLQPLNGEVFQKRCTTSDENARLDIAVSGFWGGHFQRTFFDVRVFNPNASSYKSVQIPSLYKRQEQEKKRRYEERINNVELSSFTPIILACTGGCSKLTSIFLKRLASLLSEKHHTEYSTTINWLRCRLSFALLRACVMCLRGCRSKLHRTSRDFNILLEAAESRL; via the coding sequence ATGTCACTTAAATGCCAGGGTGCTGCAGGTCCATCAGGCTTAGATGCGGCTGCATGGAGGCGTTTGTGCACTGGATTCAAAGTCTTGTCTAGAAATCTCTGTGACTCAATAGCTTCAACAACTCGCAGGATTGCAACGCAGTTTATCGACCCGAGTGGGATTTCGGCTCTGGTTGCTTGCCGGCTAATACCCCTGGACAAGAGACCTGGTGTCAGACCAATTGGAGTTTGTGAAACACTTCGTAGAATAATTAGCAAGGCTGTCCTGAGTGTGGTAAAGTCAGATATTTTGAACGTAGCCGGACCCCTACAACTCTGTGCTGGTCAGAACGTCGGATGCGAGGCTGCCATACACGCTATTCGAGGTATttatgatgaagatgaaacaGAGGCCGTGCTATTTGTAGAcgcaaccaatgctttcaatacTTTGAACCGTCAAGTTGCTCTGGCTAACATATCTGTCAACTGCCCAGCCATCTTTCCAATCTTGGCCAACACGTATCGACAACcttcttcattgtttgtagGTGGAGAAACGTTGCTTTCTAGTGAAGGAACAACTCAAGGAGATCCCTTAGCGATGCCAATGTATGCTCTGGCCACAATTCCACTTCTAAAGAGTGTGCAGACGAATGGTACAAAGCAGGTATGGTATGCAGATGATGCAGCTGCTGGAGGCTCGCTAGACTGTCTACATAAATGGTGGAACAGGTTGGTTGACTTAGGTGCTATGTTTGGGTATCTTCCAAATCCCAAAAAGTCATGGTTGCTAGTGAAATCAGGAAATATTGACAAAGCTACACATCTCTTTGAAAATaccaatatcaacattactaCAGAAGGACAAAAGTACCTTGGAGCTGCTATTGGAAACAAAGATTTCTGCAATAACTTCCTGCAAGAAAAGGTGACCAATTGGAAGTTACAAGTAGAGCGACTCAGTTGCATTGCCCAAACTCAACCACAAGCTGCTCACTCGATATTCACACGGGGTCTGATTGGACGCTGGAAATTTGCACTCAGAACCAATGAAAACTTTGCAGCGTACCTTAATCCTCTGGAGGAGGCGTTACGATCCAAACTGATTCCCGCCATAACCAATAGAAGTACTCCAGGAGACAAGATGAGAAGGCTTTTTGCATTACCACCTCGACTAGGCGGCCTTGGAATTGTAGATCCACGTTCGTTGACTTGTGAGCTGGAATACTCAAAGTTAATTTGTGCGCCACTGGTCAACCGaattgtgcaacaagaaacaaacctgGATAACGTTCCTACCAAGCAGAATTCTATGAAAGCTAGCATTCGCCAGCAAAAacatctagcacaaaagtCTCATTCTGAAATCACTGTCAATGATCTATCTGTGGAATTGAAACGTTCAGTTGAATTGGCCTGTGAGAAGGGTGCCTCCTGCTGGCTGACCGCAATCCCACTAGAGCAACACGGattcactttgcacaaatctgCGTTTCGGGATGCCCTGTGCCTCAGATACGGTTGGCACCCGTCCAACCTCCCAGACATATGTCCATGTGGATCTAAATTCTCAGTAGAtcactctctgtcatgtccaacaggaggataccccagcatccgccataacgaggtccgcgatttatttaccaacttgttgacagaggtttgccacgatgtacacaaagagcccgttctgcaacctctcaacggcgaggtgtttcaaaaacgctgtactacctctgacgaaaatgccagacttgatattgctgtcagtggattttggggtgggcacttccaacgaactttctttgacgtcagggtcttcaaccctaatgcctcatcctacaaatcagtgcagatcccgtcattatataaacggcaggaacaagagaagaaaaggcgatacgaggaacgaattaataacgtggagctttcatcgttcacgccaatcattttagcatgcactggaggatgcagtaaactgacgtctatttttttgaaaagactagcctcacttttatcggaaaagcaccacaccgagtacagcacaactatcaactggctgagatgtcgactgtcatttgcactccttcgggcctgcgtgatgtgtttgcgaggatgcaggtccaagcttcacagaacctcaagggacttcaacattctgctggaagcagcagaaagtagattatag